From one Bacteroides intestinalis DSM 17393 genomic stretch:
- a CDS encoding MFS transporter has product MNALSQKVSMAEKIGYSLGDCSANLVFQMMMIYQTKFYTDVFGLEGAIAGSVMLIARIVDAFVDPTVGILSDRTQTKWGKYRPWVLWTALPFMVFYVLAFYNPGIEDKGLVAVYATISYTLLMTLYSFNNTPYASLGGVMSSDIKERTSITSIRFVAATIAQFVVQGLTLPLVSKFAGESGDKGHGWLCTISLFAVIGFVFLVITFFSSRERITPPANQKTDTKKDIRDVFRNIPWRAMFILTLFLFTTLAMWGSAMNYYFENYVDSGALFAFLDKLGLVATQASDSVGYTILNAFGLIVSSPEKAYEVGFGVFNMLGAVVQFFGVIFLSGFLANRFGKKSVFIVCLALTAVFTAFFYFPNETDVETMFVLNFLKSLAYAPTVPLLWAMIADVADHSEYVNHRRATGFVFAGVVFALKAGLGIGGAILGFLLSGFGYVSGAGVAQSESAIHGIVLSSSIIPAITFFIGVIALYFYPITKKYNEEMQAELTERRSKEDY; this is encoded by the coding sequence ATGAACGCACTAAGTCAAAAAGTGTCTATGGCCGAGAAGATTGGCTATAGTTTAGGAGATTGCTCTGCGAACCTCGTGTTCCAGATGATGATGATTTACCAAACCAAGTTTTATACCGATGTCTTCGGTCTGGAAGGCGCCATTGCAGGATCAGTGATGCTGATTGCCCGCATTGTGGACGCTTTTGTAGACCCTACCGTAGGTATTTTGTCCGACCGGACACAAACCAAATGGGGCAAATACCGCCCATGGGTACTCTGGACTGCATTGCCGTTCATGGTGTTCTATGTGTTGGCATTCTACAATCCCGGCATCGAGGATAAAGGTTTGGTAGCGGTGTACGCTACAATCTCCTATACCTTGTTGATGACGCTTTACTCGTTCAACAATACACCGTACGCATCGTTGGGTGGTGTTATGTCAAGTGACATCAAGGAACGTACAAGTATTACGTCTATCCGTTTCGTAGCTGCTACTATTGCGCAGTTTGTGGTGCAGGGCTTGACGCTCCCGTTGGTAAGCAAGTTTGCTGGTGAAAGCGGTGATAAGGGGCACGGTTGGCTGTGTACTATCTCCTTATTTGCAGTCATCGGTTTCGTGTTCCTGGTTATTACCTTCTTCTCCAGCCGTGAACGTATCACGCCGCCGGCAAATCAGAAAACTGATACCAAGAAGGATATCAGGGATGTATTCAGGAATATTCCCTGGCGGGCGATGTTCATCCTGACGCTCTTTCTTTTCACGACCCTTGCCATGTGGGGAAGCGCAATGAACTACTACTTTGAGAATTATGTGGATTCGGGCGCACTGTTTGCCTTCCTCGATAAACTGGGGTTGGTGGCTACACAGGCCAGTGATTCAGTGGGCTATACGATACTGAATGCTTTCGGCCTTATTGTCAGCAGTCCTGAAAAGGCTTATGAAGTGGGATTCGGTGTGTTCAACATGCTGGGAGCAGTGGTACAGTTCTTCGGCGTTATCTTCCTGTCCGGCTTCCTGGCCAACCGTTTCGGAAAGAAATCGGTGTTTATCGTTTGTTTGGCTCTGACGGCAGTGTTCACCGCCTTCTTCTATTTCCCGAATGAAACGGATGTAGAGACAATGTTCGTTCTGAACTTCCTCAAGAGTTTGGCATACGCTCCCACCGTTCCATTGCTTTGGGCTATGATTGCTGACGTAGCGGATCATTCGGAATATGTCAATCACCGCCGTGCAACGGGTTTCGTGTTTGCAGGTGTGGTGTTTGCACTGAAAGCCGGTTTGGGTATCGGTGGCGCTATTTTGGGTTTCCTGCTCTCCGGTTTTGGTTATGTATCAGGCGCAGGGGTGGCACAAAGCGAATCGGCTATTCATGGTATCGTGCTTTCATCCAGTATTATTCCGGCAATTACATTCTTCATCGGCGTTATAGCGCTGTATTTCTATCCTATAACAAAGAAGTATAATGAAGAGATGCAGGCCGAACTGACGGAACGCAGAAGTAAAGAAGATTATTAA
- a CDS encoding endo-1,4-beta-xylanase, which produces MKLNRIILPAMAMALTLAACEDNKMEWGTPDGHGQADLSDIPLSLTEKIANYKSIKEYAAEYIPNMTVGLGIGADYYINNGTVKQLADANFNTFTTGNAMKHDAVVGNKGELNFATIDAFVNAIPADAKMYGHCFLWHTQQKQMYLKSLIAPEVVIEDIGGDDVCENVITNSGFESGTDGWTGLWGKYTYAVEAPGKDSDNAIHFTMTGETAANYDCQLFWPLASPLEDGVTYAFSADIKSDMDIAVQFIGQNASYAGIYKDSYTAPADWLHVTGEFTYNAASEATDIIRVGFQFGGTPGSNVWIDNLKFGVKKVEKMKNVITNPSFADGTNGWTGLWGKYTYGVEAPGRTDDTAIRFTMTDETAANYDSQLFWALDTPLEVGATYAFSFYTKSDMNIAVQAIGQNASYSGIYKDSFTALNDWTLCEGEFTYNASDPADIVRFGVQFGGTPGSTIWIDDFKFGLKNEEAQPKAKNLTRAAGGVTYIYKTPEEKRTALLGAMETWIKGMAEHMGDRMIGWDVINEPIDDSTKGVRGINGVFGSEDADGNPDTAPVEQDGLNLNWASNHFYWGYYLGMEYATKAFEYARKYCRPETKLFVNDYNLEVSPAKLDALINFVKYIDEHNETNAPIVDGIGTQMHAVAADLTREKIDEMFKKLAATGKIIRITELDVRHTYEPTANPSAEQLMKQADVYRWIIESYKENVPATQQSGFTIWSLSDHADEHTGWFTGDTPNLFDANYARKPAYKGVCDGIAGRDISEDFTGDDWKAAYEVKEEETPADQ; this is translated from the coding sequence ATGAAATTAAATAGAATCATCCTTCCCGCAATGGCAATGGCATTGACTTTGGCAGCCTGCGAGGATAATAAGATGGAATGGGGTACTCCTGACGGGCACGGACAGGCCGACCTCTCCGATATTCCACTAAGTTTAACCGAAAAAATAGCCAACTACAAGAGTATCAAGGAATATGCGGCTGAGTATATTCCGAATATGACCGTAGGCTTAGGCATCGGAGCAGACTATTATATAAATAACGGGACTGTGAAGCAACTGGCCGATGCAAACTTCAACACCTTTACCACCGGAAATGCCATGAAGCATGATGCAGTGGTGGGCAACAAGGGTGAACTGAACTTCGCTACCATAGATGCTTTTGTAAATGCCATTCCGGCAGACGCCAAAATGTACGGACACTGTTTTCTGTGGCACACGCAGCAGAAACAAATGTACCTGAAATCGCTGATTGCTCCCGAAGTAGTGATTGAGGATATCGGTGGTGACGATGTCTGCGAGAATGTCATTACCAACTCCGGTTTCGAAAGCGGAACCGACGGATGGACCGGTCTTTGGGGAAAATACACTTATGCAGTGGAAGCTCCCGGAAAGGACAGCGATAATGCCATTCACTTCACCATGACCGGAGAAACGGCTGCGAACTACGACTGCCAGCTTTTCTGGCCACTCGCCTCCCCTTTGGAAGACGGCGTGACGTATGCTTTCTCTGCCGATATCAAGTCCGACATGGATATTGCCGTGCAGTTCATAGGTCAGAACGCATCATACGCAGGTATTTATAAGGACAGCTATACCGCTCCTGCCGACTGGCTGCACGTGACGGGTGAATTCACTTATAACGCAGCTTCCGAGGCTACCGATATTATCCGTGTAGGCTTCCAGTTTGGCGGCACACCGGGCAGCAATGTGTGGATAGACAACCTGAAATTCGGCGTGAAGAAGGTAGAGAAGATGAAAAACGTCATCACCAATCCTTCGTTTGCCGACGGCACCAACGGTTGGACCGGACTGTGGGGCAAATATACATACGGTGTAGAAGCGCCGGGACGTACGGACGACACAGCCATCCGCTTCACCATGACCGACGAAACGGCCGCGAACTACGACAGTCAACTCTTCTGGGCACTCGACACCCCTCTGGAAGTGGGAGCCACTTACGCTTTCTCGTTCTATACCAAGAGCGACATGAACATCGCCGTACAGGCCATCGGACAGAATGCAAGTTATTCGGGTATCTACAAGGACAGCTTCACGGCACTGAACGACTGGACACTATGCGAAGGAGAATTTACCTACAACGCCTCTGATCCTGCCGACATCGTCCGCTTCGGTGTTCAGTTTGGCGGTACTCCGGGCAGCACCATATGGATTGATGACTTTAAATTCGGTTTGAAGAACGAGGAAGCACAGCCCAAGGCCAAAAACCTGACCCGCGCCGCAGGAGGCGTGACCTACATCTACAAAACGCCTGAAGAGAAACGTACCGCCCTCTTGGGTGCCATGGAAACTTGGATTAAAGGCATGGCCGAGCACATGGGCGACCGTATGATAGGCTGGGATGTCATCAATGAACCTATCGACGACAGTACGAAAGGCGTACGTGGAATCAACGGTGTGTTTGGAAGCGAAGATGCAGACGGCAATCCCGATACCGCACCCGTAGAACAAGATGGGCTGAACCTGAACTGGGCAAGCAACCACTTCTACTGGGGCTACTATCTGGGCATGGAATACGCCACCAAGGCCTTTGAATATGCCCGCAAGTATTGCAGACCTGAAACCAAGCTCTTCGTCAACGACTACAATCTGGAAGTCAGCCCTGCTAAGCTGGATGCCCTGATTAACTTTGTGAAGTACATTGACGAACACAACGAGACGAATGCCCCAATCGTAGACGGTATAGGCACACAGATGCACGCCGTAGCAGCCGATCTGACTCGTGAAAAGATAGATGAAATGTTCAAAAAACTTGCCGCTACGGGTAAGATTATCCGTATTACCGAGCTTGACGTACGCCACACTTATGAGCCTACAGCTAATCCGTCGGCCGAACAGCTAATGAAACAGGCGGATGTCTATCGCTGGATTATCGAGTCTTATAAGGAGAACGTGCCCGCTACGCAGCAATCCGGCTTTACCATCTGGAGTTTGTCCGACCACGCAGACGAACACACCGGCTGGTTCACAGGCGACACTCCCAATCTCTTCGATGCCAACTATGCCCGCAAGCCGGCCTATAAGGGCGTGTGCGACGGTATTGCCGGACGTGACATCAGCGAAGACTTCACCGGCGACGACTGGAAAGCAGCCTACGAAGTGAAAGAGGAAGAAACTCCCGCTGATCAATAA
- a CDS encoding RagB/SusD family nutrient uptake outer membrane protein: MKTKYIISTIALTGVLALTGCEDFLEQKNTHDLNQQTFFDSEAALRAATAPLYNYVWAGFNDKFYYGMGDGRANNITAQYSDYIYPYTNLSETSLSQGLTDAWNSFYSVVAQANNTINNITDYSAPTLSEDSKRASIAEARFMRGTAYWYIASLWGVGIIYTNTSSMVNNYVVPANPGVDVIEFAIRDLEYAAKYLPKTPADAGRVTCYSAYGMLSRVYLSMAGLTTDGLYNGSNVATDFNRGTRNQTYLDLAKRAALKVIAESGAGLIDNYGDLFAAKSFNNNSESLFQLQWLPATQANSSACGNTMVRFLAWSTMVADKDAWGGATYCSWNLWEEFKTYKDETLGKTVDDAVRRHYSVASYGEFYPDMNMKNGGYTYGETENPGNQGANIKKYVIGTTADNGGISEPGNSGTNTYMMRLAEVYLNYTEAVLGNSASTTDTEYFNRVRTRAKMESKKSITYEDLRHERRMEFAFEGQYWYDLVRRSYYRQQEVINYMNHQQRNASYEYQTESGVYEISPDYVEPGNGVATATANSLILPMSDTDQSKNPYLKPDTGGNLQTVAYEFGEKEVSEEDLFN, translated from the coding sequence ATGAAAACAAAATATATCATATCGACTATTGCGTTGACAGGCGTACTGGCACTGACCGGATGCGAAGACTTTCTGGAGCAGAAGAATACGCACGACCTGAACCAGCAGACCTTCTTCGACTCCGAAGCGGCATTACGGGCAGCCACCGCACCTCTCTACAACTATGTATGGGCAGGCTTTAATGACAAGTTCTATTATGGAATGGGCGATGGACGTGCCAACAACATCACCGCCCAATATTCCGACTACATCTACCCGTACACCAACCTAAGCGAAACATCCCTGAGCCAAGGTCTGACCGATGCATGGAATTCCTTCTATTCCGTAGTGGCACAGGCCAACAATACCATCAACAATATCACTGACTATTCCGCCCCCACCCTCAGCGAGGACTCAAAGCGTGCATCTATTGCCGAAGCACGCTTCATGCGCGGTACGGCCTATTGGTACATCGCTTCCCTATGGGGAGTGGGCATCATCTATACCAACACCTCCAGTATGGTGAACAATTACGTGGTTCCCGCCAACCCGGGTGTGGATGTCATAGAGTTTGCCATCCGCGACCTGGAATATGCAGCCAAATACCTGCCTAAGACTCCTGCCGATGCAGGACGGGTGACGTGCTACAGTGCCTACGGCATGTTGTCGCGTGTTTACCTCTCTATGGCCGGACTTACCACCGATGGCCTGTATAACGGAAGCAACGTTGCCACCGATTTCAACCGTGGCACACGAAACCAGACCTACCTTGATCTCGCGAAGCGGGCAGCCCTGAAGGTGATTGCCGAATCGGGAGCCGGACTGATAGACAATTATGGAGACTTGTTCGCAGCCAAAAGCTTCAACAATAACAGCGAGAGCCTTTTCCAGTTGCAATGGTTACCTGCCACGCAGGCCAACAGCAGCGCCTGTGGCAATACAATGGTCCGCTTCCTCGCATGGTCTACGATGGTGGCCGACAAAGATGCCTGGGGAGGCGCCACCTATTGTTCTTGGAACCTATGGGAAGAATTCAAAACCTATAAGGATGAGACACTGGGTAAAACCGTGGACGATGCTGTCCGCCGCCACTATTCGGTAGCTTCGTATGGCGAGTTCTATCCGGACATGAATATGAAAAACGGAGGTTATACCTATGGCGAGACCGAGAATCCGGGCAACCAGGGAGCCAACATCAAGAAATACGTCATTGGCACAACGGCCGACAACGGCGGCATCAGCGAACCGGGCAACTCGGGTACCAATACCTACATGATGCGTCTGGCCGAAGTCTATCTGAATTATACGGAAGCCGTTTTGGGAAACAGTGCAAGTACCACCGATACGGAATATTTCAACCGAGTGCGCACCCGTGCAAAAATGGAAAGCAAAAAAAGCATTACTTACGAAGACCTACGCCACGAACGCCGTATGGAATTTGCTTTCGAAGGACAGTATTGGTACGATCTCGTGCGCCGTTCCTATTACCGCCAGCAGGAGGTTATCAATTACATGAACCACCAGCAGCGTAACGCCAGCTACGAGTACCAGACCGAATCGGGCGTATATGAAATCAGCCCCGACTATGTGGAACCGGGGAACGGTGTAGCCACAGCTACGGCAAACAGCCTCATATTGCCCATGTCGGACACCGACCAAAGCAAGAACCCCTATCTGAAACCCGATACCGGCGGAAACTTACAGACCGTAGCTTATGAATTTGGAGAAAAAGAAGTTTCTGAAGAAGATTTGTTCAACTAA
- a CDS encoding glycan-binding surface protein, whose product MKYLKYTRLLCMALLAMGFTACNDEDAYFEEDAQNSPIVVNKVYLQDVESSVPDREVTFARLGQVIRLSGSGLYGVRKVYINGYDTYFNRALVSDQSLLVQLNKETPVAEAEEEVRNTIRLVKDGSEFVYKDLVVRAASPQISHISNTLPLEGEKVIVYGANLQETLKLILPGGVEVSAGIESDEDGEWYSFTMPGGVSQGGSITSEGANGTAVTPAYFNEKSCMILDFDGTGVQGFWSWDAGKSMCDDEHDVADDPLGKRGKCTLLVPQRMLDAGGAVSGKPRVSEWWTAGNDEPTDDWNRMTGLIPAETPVNEVAFQFDIYVPQPWSGTGHIQISLMNNFNISGIGSDDDGTNNAVAFCVPWIKEGVVVPFYTEGWQTVTIPFSQFNKYATLLENEEEATFQMVIDDRNGASYRNFGMGFVNTDFTFGGVTVESTLFNQKIYVDNWRVVPCKKTIVSDFPDEEE is encoded by the coding sequence ATGAAATACCTGAAATATACCCGACTGTTGTGCATGGCACTTCTGGCAATGGGCTTCACTGCCTGCAACGACGAGGATGCCTATTTTGAGGAGGATGCGCAAAACTCTCCGATTGTAGTGAATAAGGTCTATCTGCAAGACGTGGAATCGTCCGTTCCCGACCGCGAAGTGACGTTTGCACGACTCGGACAAGTCATCCGTCTGTCCGGAAGCGGACTGTATGGAGTGAGAAAAGTGTATATCAACGGATATGACACTTACTTTAATCGAGCTTTGGTAAGCGACCAGTCATTGCTGGTACAACTCAACAAAGAAACTCCCGTGGCCGAAGCCGAAGAGGAAGTGAGAAATACCATCCGTCTGGTAAAAGACGGTTCGGAGTTTGTTTATAAGGATCTGGTGGTTCGTGCCGCCTCCCCACAAATCTCGCATATCAGCAACACTCTACCACTAGAGGGGGAAAAGGTAATTGTTTATGGAGCCAACCTGCAAGAAACACTCAAGTTGATCCTTCCGGGCGGCGTGGAAGTGTCTGCAGGCATAGAGAGCGATGAGGATGGCGAATGGTACTCGTTCACCATGCCGGGTGGCGTGAGCCAAGGCGGAAGTATCACCTCGGAAGGTGCCAACGGAACCGCTGTCACTCCCGCCTACTTCAACGAAAAGAGCTGTATGATTCTCGACTTCGACGGCACCGGCGTACAGGGATTTTGGAGCTGGGATGCCGGCAAGTCCATGTGCGACGATGAGCACGACGTAGCGGACGATCCGCTGGGGAAACGAGGCAAATGTACCCTGCTGGTACCTCAACGTATGCTGGATGCAGGCGGCGCTGTCTCAGGTAAACCGCGCGTGTCCGAGTGGTGGACGGCAGGTAATGACGAGCCTACCGATGACTGGAACCGCATGACCGGACTGATTCCGGCAGAAACGCCTGTGAACGAAGTGGCCTTCCAGTTTGATATCTACGTGCCGCAACCTTGGAGTGGAACAGGTCACATCCAAATATCGCTTATGAACAACTTCAATATTAGCGGCATTGGATCGGACGATGATGGCACCAACAATGCCGTGGCATTCTGCGTACCTTGGATTAAAGAGGGAGTAGTGGTGCCCTTCTACACCGAAGGCTGGCAAACCGTCACCATTCCTTTTAGCCAGTTCAACAAATATGCCACCTTATTGGAAAATGAGGAGGAAGCTACTTTCCAAATGGTAATAGACGACCGCAACGGAGCATCTTACCGCAACTTCGGCATGGGATTCGTCAACACCGACTTCACCTTTGGAGGCGTAACGGTGGAATCGACACTCTTCAACCAGAAAATCTATGTGGACAACTGGCGCGTAGTGCCTTGCAAGAAGACCATCGTATCCGATTTCCCGGATGAAGAAGAATGA
- a CDS encoding GH35 family beta-galactosidase gives MKNWIFILVLSVMTVGYVNAQKSTLQKQGTATQLVVDGKPFLILGGELGNSSAACTEDIERIFPKLQRMGLNTVLVPAYWDLIEPQEGQFDFTLTDEVIRQARQNDLKVIFLWFGAWKNSMSCYAPLWFKENYKKYPRAYTQKGKPLEIASPFSENVFQADNRAFSGWMEHVAAIDKEEGTVVMIQIENEIGMLEDARDYSKEANALFNAPVPSELMSYLQKNKKTLHPQMLEKWESQGSKKQGTWQEVFGADIYTDELFMAWHYARYVERMAQSARSIYNIPLYVNAAMNSRNRKPGEYPSAGPLAHLIDIWHCGAPSIDLLAPDLYDNGFTDWVAKYKLHNNPLFIPEIKLTDNNGVRAFYIFGEHDAIGISPFSIEGGSDSPNSPLVKSYHTLKEFIPLLAKYQGKGTMKGLLFDQENKERIIYQDDLKITCRHFFTLPWDARATDGSVWPEGGGVLLRLAPNEYIVAGSGIVIKFEKATENQAKVQALGEDGFVQAGGKGDKVISDKVMWKGARCGIGSVDEVKMDEDGTFSYIRRLNGDQDHQGRHVRISVGEFQILHVKLYEYK, from the coding sequence ATGAAGAATTGGATTTTCATTTTAGTTTTGAGTGTGATGACAGTTGGGTATGTAAATGCTCAAAAGAGTACATTACAAAAACAAGGCACCGCTACTCAATTAGTAGTAGACGGCAAACCATTTCTTATTTTAGGCGGTGAATTAGGAAATTCATCGGCAGCATGCACAGAAGATATCGAACGTATCTTCCCGAAGCTGCAACGGATGGGACTGAATACAGTACTCGTTCCCGCATACTGGGATTTGATAGAACCGCAAGAAGGACAATTCGACTTCACCCTCACAGATGAAGTCATCCGTCAAGCCAGGCAGAACGATCTTAAAGTTATCTTTCTTTGGTTTGGTGCCTGGAAAAACTCTATGAGTTGCTACGCTCCCCTCTGGTTCAAAGAAAACTATAAGAAATACCCGCGTGCTTATACACAAAAAGGGAAACCACTCGAAATAGCCAGCCCATTTTCTGAAAATGTATTCCAAGCCGACAACCGCGCTTTTTCCGGATGGATGGAACACGTCGCAGCCATTGATAAAGAGGAAGGTACCGTCGTCATGATACAGATAGAAAATGAGATAGGTATGCTGGAAGATGCGAGAGACTATTCTAAAGAGGCCAACGCATTGTTCAATGCACCGGTGCCCTCGGAATTAATGAGTTACTTGCAAAAAAATAAGAAAACGCTCCACCCCCAAATGCTTGAGAAATGGGAAAGCCAAGGTAGCAAGAAGCAAGGCACCTGGCAGGAAGTGTTCGGAGCCGATATTTACACCGATGAATTATTTATGGCCTGGCACTACGCCCGCTATGTGGAAAGAATGGCACAAAGCGCCCGGTCCATCTACAATATTCCACTATACGTAAACGCTGCCATGAACAGCCGTAACCGGAAGCCGGGAGAATATCCTTCCGCCGGTCCGCTGGCACACCTTATTGATATATGGCATTGCGGAGCACCCAGCATCGACCTTCTTGCTCCCGACCTGTACGACAATGGCTTTACAGATTGGGTAGCTAAATATAAATTGCACAACAACCCATTGTTTATCCCCGAAATCAAACTGACAGACAATAATGGAGTAAGAGCTTTCTACATCTTTGGTGAACATGATGCCATCGGTATCAGCCCGTTCTCCATCGAAGGTGGTTCCGACTCTCCTAACTCTCCGTTGGTAAAAAGCTATCATACGCTTAAAGAGTTCATACCTCTGCTCGCTAAGTATCAGGGTAAAGGCACAATGAAAGGATTACTCTTCGATCAGGAAAATAAGGAACGTATCATTTATCAGGATGATCTGAAGATAACTTGCCGCCATTTCTTTACCCTTCCATGGGATGCGCGCGCCACCGATGGCAGTGTATGGCCCGAAGGCGGAGGTGTATTATTAAGACTGGCACCCAATGAGTATATCGTAGCAGGTAGCGGTATCGTTATCAAGTTTGAGAAAGCTACAGAAAATCAGGCCAAAGTCCAGGCGTTGGGCGAAGACGGATTTGTTCAGGCAGGAGGAAAGGGTGATAAAGTGATAAGTGATAAGGTGATGTGGAAAGGAGCACGTTGTGGCATCGGTTCCGTAGATGAAGTGAAGATGGACGAGGACGGTACGTTCTCTTATATCCGCCGTCTGAATGGTGATCAGGATCACCAAGGGCGACATGTACGCATCTCAGTGGGAGAATTCCAGATACTTCATGTGAAATTGTACGAGTATAAGTAG
- a CDS encoding sialate O-acetylesterase has product MNKVRFNKVRLSLAVLLCLCATSMVDAKVKLPALISDGMVLQREQPIKVWGTADAGESVQVKFLKNATPTGVKGGKLKVAYTVTADANGRWTLTLPAMKPGGPYILQVNDIELKDILVGDVWLCSGQSNMELPVSRVTDMFRDEIAAYENTNIRQLKVPNIFNFHAPQADLPDYVAWKPLTQENVMNFSALGYFFAKAMYEKNSIPVGLINSSWGGTPVEAWISEEGLKEFPKYINDKRQYEDDAYLKSIKQTEGLSFYRWNTSLYQGDAGLHEATPWYAANYNDKDWKTVDLFSTDWGTNGLNPINGSHWFRKEVEVPQDWNGKEATLRLGCIVDADSVYVNGTFVGTISYQYPPRIYTIPAGVLKAGKNTVTIRLISNNSYPHFVKEKPYKIICGNEEVSLQGEWKYRLGAPMPPAPGMMFFCYEPVCLYNAMIAPLQNYGIRGVLWYQGESNVDRRNEYAALLTALIADWRNTFGNPELPFYIVELADFLSRDDVSGRQAWAEMRKEQAKVAETNRNTRLIRNSDLGEWNDIHPLDKKTLGQRAAESALENNK; this is encoded by the coding sequence ATGAATAAGGTTAGGTTTAATAAAGTTAGGTTGAGTCTGGCAGTGCTGCTTTGCCTTTGCGCTACTTCCATGGTGGACGCAAAGGTAAAGTTGCCTGCTTTGATTTCTGACGGAATGGTATTGCAACGCGAGCAACCCATCAAAGTATGGGGCACGGCAGATGCCGGAGAAAGTGTACAGGTGAAGTTCCTAAAGAATGCCACCCCTACAGGTGTAAAAGGTGGTAAACTGAAAGTAGCTTACACAGTTACAGCAGACGCAAACGGTAGGTGGACCCTCACCCTGCCTGCAATGAAACCGGGCGGACCTTACATTCTGCAAGTTAATGACATCGAACTGAAAGATATTCTGGTAGGAGATGTATGGTTGTGCTCCGGCCAATCCAATATGGAACTACCTGTCAGCCGGGTAACAGATATGTTCCGTGATGAAATTGCCGCTTATGAAAACACAAATATACGGCAGTTGAAAGTACCCAATATCTTCAACTTCCATGCACCGCAAGCGGACTTGCCGGATTACGTTGCCTGGAAACCACTGACGCAGGAAAACGTCATGAACTTCTCCGCTTTGGGCTATTTCTTTGCCAAAGCCATGTATGAAAAGAACAGCATACCCGTCGGACTGATAAACTCCAGTTGGGGCGGAACTCCCGTTGAGGCATGGATAAGCGAAGAAGGACTGAAAGAATTTCCGAAGTATATTAATGATAAACGGCAATATGAGGATGATGCTTATCTGAAAAGCATTAAACAGACAGAAGGTTTGAGCTTCTATCGCTGGAACACTTCCCTATACCAGGGAGATGCAGGACTGCACGAAGCAACACCTTGGTATGCCGCCAACTACAATGATAAAGACTGGAAGACCGTTGATTTATTCTCTACCGACTGGGGAACCAACGGTTTGAATCCGATAAACGGTTCGCACTGGTTCCGCAAGGAAGTGGAAGTACCGCAAGACTGGAACGGAAAAGAAGCGACCTTGCGCTTAGGTTGCATCGTAGATGCGGACTCCGTCTATGTGAACGGTACATTCGTAGGTACTATTTCCTACCAGTATCCTCCACGCATCTATACCATTCCGGCAGGTGTACTGAAAGCAGGAAAGAATACAGTAACCATACGTCTCATCAGCAATAACAGTTATCCTCACTTTGTGAAGGAGAAACCTTATAAGATCATTTGCGGAAATGAAGAAGTAAGCCTGCAAGGAGAATGGAAATACAGATTGGGTGCTCCCATGCCTCCGGCTCCGGGAATGATGTTCTTCTGTTACGAGCCGGTATGCCTGTACAATGCCATGATTGCCCCGCTGCAAAACTATGGCATCCGTGGTGTACTCTGGTATCAGGGAGAGTCCAATGTGGACCGCCGCAATGAATACGCCGCACTACTGACAGCTCTGATTGCTGATTGGCGCAACACATTCGGCAACCCGGAATTACCTTTCTACATTGTAGAGCTGGCAGACTTCCTGTCCCGAGATGACGTCAGCGGTCGGCAGGCCTGGGCTGAAATGCGCAAGGAACAGGCCAAAGTAGCTGAAACCAACCGGAACACCCGCCTCATCCGCAACAGTGACCTGGGCGAATGGAACGATATACATCCATTGGATAAGAAAACCCTGGGACAACGTGCGGCAGAAAGTGCGTTGGAGAATAATAAATGA